One window from the genome of Cucumis melo cultivar AY chromosome 10, USDA_Cmelo_AY_1.0, whole genome shotgun sequence encodes:
- the LOC103495142 gene encoding cytosolic endo-beta-N-acetylglucosaminidase 1-like, whose protein sequence is MGIDVLGRGTFGGGGWNTNVALDVLKRDDVSAAIFAPGWVHEHEQETDFQTAQNKWWGSCEAVMRNSPKLTKTTTIRAMRHAPREIDHAAKRGSRHIEQEVEWNPMSRHANT, encoded by the exons ATGGGGATTGATGTTTTGGGGAGGGGTACCTTTGGTGGTGGAGGATGGAAT ACAAATGTTGCACTGGATGTTCTGAAAAGGGATGATGTGTCGGCTGCCATATTTGCTCCTGGATGGGTGCATGAGCACGAGCAGGAAACCGATTTTCAGACTGCTCAAAATAA ATGGTGGGGGTCATGTGAAGCAGTCATGAGAAATAGTCCGAAGTTAACCAAAACAACTACCATCAG GGCCATGCGCCACGCGCCACGTGAGATAGATCATGCGGCTAAGAGAGGTTCAAGGCATATTGAGCAAGAGGTAGAGTGGAATCCAATGTCACGACATGCAAACACTTAG